Part of the Plodia interpunctella isolate USDA-ARS_2022_Savannah chromosome 13, ilPloInte3.2, whole genome shotgun sequence genome, tcaTATGTGGATCacatatctatattatatatcttgcCATGCCATCAGGTTTGGTGACGAATGTCGTCCAGTCAAACTGAAAAAGGTGGTCGAAGGATACCCTTGTCCAGATGGCGTCAGCATATTCAAGTTCGACATTATCCTCAACTACAAACTTTGGccaattatacaaaaatatcacgACGGGAAACCTACTCtcgtaagtttatttattctatgcCTTTTATTTCCACTGCTTCATTCACTATTCTACTCATTACGTGAACCTTTATGCCGcagtaatagcggcgaatttggTATGATCTTGGTAAGCTTGATGTGGTGTTGACTATAGTAATTTACCAGATATTCTGCAATACAAGAAAGAGCGTGACACTAACAGCAGAAGCGCTATCTCGTGAGATCACCATTAGCTTCAACCCAGAGCAACGCGCGAAGCTGACGGCACTAGCTGCAACAATTAAGAACAAGAAATTACAGGTAAATTAACTTGcacaatttgatattttaattcataatatggcaatttgttttgcaaaacagattatagtatataatatatctctTGCTCACAAAAGTGATAGAAGTTTACTAAAGAGGCTCTGTAGCATACTCAGTGATAAACTAAGGTATGGAGTAAGTGAATGAAAAATCACATACTTCGACTTTATTCCTGGTATTTTAGGTAGTTAGTGCGTCTTTTACCACGTACTAATATATCGTAGAATCAGTATTCCATAAGCCACAAAACCTCACTTTATGGCTATCTAGATCTGTGCTATTTGTCCTCATTACCTCTGACTTCCTATATTAAACAAAACCTGTTTCAGTCCTAGACGTAAGAAGCCAGATAGGTCTAGCTTGGTATTCAATATTATGAATCACTATTACACACTATTATATGTTACACTTacactgataaaaaattatacataaatttatattgaaaaaatggtaagcccttctggcataatagggaccaatacTGTTTGAATAAGTTTCTTCTCAGCcttggtcgttccgaaatgctagtagtttatagctttggtaaacatcatttaatttagaatatgacgtgaaaagtgcctgtgaaggcctaatttctgaataaatgatttgattttgattttgatattagtTTATTGCTCGTCGTTATTccagataaaaataagttatttccATAATTGACATAATTACGAGATTCAGAATACGTGTTTATAATCTGTCTATCTATTCTATAGTTTCTCAAAATTTGTTGTCATTAACATTAACAttgacaaatttaaattattatctacgACTTGTTCACTCGTATCTTTTACCGTCTTatcctataaaaaaaatagctaatatttaattaagtttttcaaTTTAGGCTTTAGTACTAGCGGGCGTTGGCTGTCATCACGCAGGGCTTTTGTTTGAAGAGAGACTCAATATAGAAACAGCGTTTAGAAACAGAGATCTTCCAATTCTTATCACCACTACAACTTTGGGTGcgtattaaacatattttccatgtattttatagaaaagaaCATTAGATATATCAGAAGCACTTTGAAGTCCAAGTTATTTTTTCGTATCAAATATaagatgttttaaataattattcttaattGCAGGTGTTAAATGCGCACGTACCCTCTATACTTCGCACGTTTCGGGTCGTGTTACGATGTGTTTAATAACTGTAATaagcaaataataatgaaacgtgaaagttacaatttacttaaaattattcttttcaGCTATGGGTGTTAATCTTCCAGCTCATttggttataataaaaaatacgcagCAGTATGTCAATGGTGCTTAtcaggtatataatttattattattattaactttgtttattatgttGATATAATACAAATGACTGGTCAAGTGGTTCCGAAGGTATGTTATTGACACATGATAACGCAGTCATGTGTCAAGGGACATTTGTTGATCCGgacaaaattaagttttaaagtaattttgtctCAAACGGATCTGTAAATCGAGAAATGGGTATATAGATATTCATAATAGTTTTAAGACTATCATATCATACCCCATACGAAGGGATAATCGGGAGAAAAATAAGTGTTCTCATTATAGGTTTAGGGGAACGTTGacccaatttttattttcgttttttttttttttgtttttaatttatgtctgtcataaagaaaattacattagaGGTTTAATTGCTTAGCTGATATTCCTATCAAGAGTTTTGTATCCGTTAatgtatcaaaaaaatattgtaatttagaCGAGTAGATACCTGTACATTGAACATAAGTAAACAATTTCAAGCAAACCGTTTGGAGACAAAGTACCTACTCTTAAGTATTTAGACACATTGAACGACCTATCACGTTAGATAACTAACGAGGCTAACATGCTTGAAATGTCAATTCCAGTGTCTAAAGTCCTTTGGCATTGTTAAATGCTTCTGGAAacttaaatttgattaaataccATATGCACTAACAGGCTTATTTATAGAGAAGATCCACCCTAAAAAATGCTGATACGTCTATATTGGTCTGCGGTAAGAATTCATATCTAAAGATGAGTGCTTTCAgagttttatgtaatatttattactattttatctgtcatctatctattttatctatgcaCCCTAGTACGTtagcaagttttttttattatattttttattattcgctATTAGCTATTCATTACCTTGGTTTATAGACCcctcttttaaaatttttgtctaaaatgtgtataactttttttccattttaaatgtttcaatttTTCTGACTATATCGTCTATGTACCTTCAGtggatgataaattattttgatttttacccttccatttaaaataaatatttaatgacgATTAATGATCCGTTCATAATGTCcacaaaaaatgttgtatgtgtataatgattactttataattgttacaaataggtttgaataaaaacaactcatcattttaacaattatttctattattatcgTGTAAAACGCACAATAcaaattatgtacatactcgtatatatattttataaatgaaataatcgACTTCGTGTCTCTAACACGAAAATTGCTGTTTTTGCTTGACTACGGAAAACTAAGTGAagaattttaagtttaacatGCATGCATATACTAATTGgctattattgaaattaagcTACACCTACACTACACTATGTTGTTTTGTGGAGAATGTCCCCTGAAAGTCTTGGGTTCAATTCCCAGCTCATCACTATACTTGTAGCTATTTAGCTGCACAGCAGTTTTGGGTtctggatatttatttaaatatctatgttTGTGTCAATCGCACCCATCATATAAGctagaattatatttattattaaccaaAGATTAGTTGTCACACTCGATAAAAATGTCATCTagcctctctctctctcatctctctCATCGCCCGCTCAAGCCCGAAGTCCACTTTACTACTTTTTCGTCACCACTTCACACGCGTAGTTACCTTTATTATGTGACCATTGGCACACATTTGCACAGCAGCATCTCCCTTGCCGACATCAAGCCACCACTTCTTAGGTTTTTGCCTTCTGCCTTCATTCGTTTCCTATTTCTtcttctatataattttaggaGTACAGCATCAGCACAGTACTCCAGATGGTGGGCCGCGCTGGCAGACCCCAATTTGACACAGAAGCCACGGCTGTCATCATGACGCGAGCGGCTGATAAGGTAAGTTTGATGTCTAAATAATTTGTACCACCTGAATGCATTACATATGTCTTGTAGTTAGATTTGATGATTGGTGAAacttacatgtttttattttatttttcaactaaaattaattaattaatttttaaattgatatgaTATTTGGAaagcataaaacattttttgtagcTGCGTCACCGCTCTACgtataatttagtaaattcaGTTTCCTTTTTCGACAAATGCCATCACCTTTTGCGTCAGATAATTCTTGAACCTATATTTCTAATAggaaccatatttttttttaatttttaaagcaatTGTCCACAAACTAgggtttataataaaagaaaatattgtttatcatatacaaaatttattacaagccAGGATATTTATTACCCCGCTGTTAATACATCACATTATACaataagataatatatttactaaaatatttttatacatggCCTTCACTTATTCTTCCTAATTGAATCACAGTATTGGTAACATTTGAGTTTACTGTTATTGTACAACCAATTTTAGTATTTGACAGAGATCATAccgttttataacaaaatgctGATTTTATTGCTGTGTATATTATGATCCTCTTTCTTATTAATATAGAAAgaggatataataaaaaaatcaaagttatatattataatacctatacttacaaataagtaagttatttttatgacgAAAATATTTCAGTGAAAATTTCCGATGGGTTTATTgtatctgttaaaatattataatataacaaagagaggtctaaaattaataagaattaagTAACTCCTCTAGGAATCAAATTATAGACACTTCAAATagacttaatataaaatagaagaaaCTTCCTCCTTATATATTACCTCTGAATTATTCATATGATTATGAAGTTAACTGGTATGACTGATAACGTTACGCAgcattaatacttatttaagcAAGCAGTGAGCATAAAATCAGCAATCTGTATTTAAAACTGTTTCacaatttgtacaaaatttgaaCTATGAATTCGTCTGTCGAAATGCAGTCTTGTTATAGAGCTCTACTTTGATTTGCCGAATGGATTCGCGTTTTCTTCGAAACTTATTTTGGGCACGAATCCACTTTCGCCCTCGACTGTGTACTCCACTGTCATCAGGCGGCCATCTGGAAGCAAAACCTTGTATCCACCAATGACTTTGCCTTGAGCGTCCCCTGCCTCATTGGCCCCGAAATACAGAGCCTTTTCTTGATCTTCCACGTCGTATTTGTATTcgtactgaaaaaaaaaaaacaaaaaacttaatactTGTGTGTATAATGATTCTCATTagattttatcttaaaaaactataaaatgccCTAATAAAACGTTGTGAGAAAATTAGCCAAGGTGGCTTTGTTTGATCCTAAATAAAGATTAAGAGGTATATTTTGTGatagtttagttttaagtttatcttAAACGGTTTTGATTATAACCTTGAACTTCAAAAGTaacttttcaaaatgtaaaaacttaatttttatgttgaacttgtttttgtaataacatttttataatatttcaggcTTATGGTTATCTAGtcatgtatatattataatagttagataataaatcatattttgtcATTATAAGTTAACTGCATTGTGCCATGCTGTTTTACCAgtttcaaaattacaataaatgtatgaTACATGGTTCCTAGCACAGAAGTTGTAAAGAATCTCGTTATCAGTTTTGTAGCTAATAATAGTCTTACAAATACTcatacttata contains:
- the LOC128674604 gene encoding cuticle protein 10.9-like codes for the protein MSSTKWLVCALVVVCISIRQSAGAPAPQEEEASPPMPYEYKYDVEDQEKALYFGANEAGDAQGKVIGGYKVLLPDGRLMTVEYTVEGESGFVPKISFEENANPFGKSK